TCCACGCGGAGAAGATTGCAGCGATCCCCGATGCCGCGCTTGCGGGCGTTTTTGACATCATCCCCGACAAGACCAAGGCGACGGCCGAAGCCAATCACTGCACGGCGTGCACGTCGATCGAGCAGTTGCTGGAGCTGGTGGATGCGGTGTCGATCGTCGTGCCGACGGA
This region of Candidatus Zixiibacteriota bacterium genomic DNA includes:
- a CDS encoding Gfo/Idh/MocA family oxidoreductase yields the protein MTAKLSYGVVGCGHLGRFHAEKIAAIPDAALAGVFDIIPDKTKATAEANHCTACTSIEQLLELVDAVSIVVPT